A genomic window from Nicotiana sylvestris chromosome 11, ASM39365v2, whole genome shotgun sequence includes:
- the LOC138881165 gene encoding uncharacterized protein translates to MKIPSFEGTTDVDAYLEWEAKLERTKLDRRRLGGRPIKIWENLQRAMMDRFVPSHYHREIIKKLHNLVQGHKSVEEYHNTMKVFKMKANLNEVEEIIMTQFHSGLNKDITNHIELSRDCHSVVEMLHLATKVEEILRDQTSHLMIVGTEIELLGDLLGENGEYESDDGVEESDRERSKNGITSCENYNNVASVSLVEKMGLRTMKYPRSYKLQMSCHLLLGRPWSYDRNVLYEGRSNSYTLELNGKKYLLKALTVILDVLRKEKLFANPKKCDFFVDRMIFLGFVVSGKGIEVDETKVKAIREWPIPKSMSEEKCLPLIEVAYNRSVHSSIGKSTFEVVYGFNSLTPLDLIHLPMSDVVNVDGLGSLENEIVPDKYNSKLHPRGDGPYQVLEKINDNAYKLDLPCELKICQILG, encoded by the exons ATGAAAATCCCTTCCTTTGAGGGAACAACTGACGTGGATGCATACTTGGAGTGGGAAGCAAAG CTTGAAAGAACTAAGCTTGATCGTAGAAGGCTTGGTGGCAGACCAATTAAGATTTGGGAAAACTTGCAGAGAGCAATGATGGATAGATTTGTACCTTCACATTACCATAGAGAAATTATCAAGAAGTTGCACAACTTGGTACAAGGTCACAAAAGTGTTGAAGAGTATCACAATACCATGAAGGTGTTTAAGATGAAGGCCAACCTAAATGAGGTCGAGGAAATCATCATGACTCAATTTCACAGTGGGTTGAACAAGGACATTACTAATCACATTGAACTTTCTAGGGATTGTCATTCTGTAGTAGAGATGTTGCACTTGGCTACTAAGGTAGAGGAGATACTTAgggatcaaacaagtcatcttaTGATAGTTGGAACAGAGATAGAACTACTTGGAGATCTTCTTGGA GAGAATGGAGAATATGAATCTGATGATGGTGTGGAAGAATCTGATAGAGAGAGATCCAAAAATGGTATTACTAGTTGTGAGAA TTACAATAATGTGGCTAGTGTGTCTCTTGTTGAGAAGATGGGTCTTAGGACCATGAAGTATCCTCGTTCCTACAAGCTTCAAATG TCTTGCCATCTATTACTGGGGAGACCATGGTCATATGATAGGAATGTGCTATATGAAGGGAGGAGTAATAGTTATACTCTTGAGCTAAATGGTAAAAAGTATCTCTTGAAGGCCTTAACTGT TATACTTGATGTACTTAGAAAAGAGAAACTCTTTGCAAATCCTAAGAAGTGTGACTTTTTTGTTGATAGGATGATTTTCTTGGGGTTTGTTGTGAGTGGGAAGGGCATAGAGGTTGATGAAACGAAAGTGAAAGCCATTAGAGAGTGGCCTATTCCAAAGAGTATGTCAGAG GAAAAGTGTTTACCATTGATTGAGGTTGCTTATAATAGATCAGTTCACTCTTCCATTGGTAAGTCTACTTTTGAAGTTGTATATGGCTTTAATTCTCTAACACCTTTGGATTTGATTCATTTGCCTATGAGTGATGTTGTGAATGTAGATG GTTTGGGTTCACTTGAGAATGAAATAGTTCCTGATAAATACAATTCTAAGTTGCATCCTCGTGGAGATGGACCATATCAAGTTCTTGAGAAGATTAACGACAATGCGTACAAATTAGATCTCCCATGTGAGCTTAAG ATATGTCAGATTCTTGGATGA